From a single Thermodesulforhabdus norvegica genomic region:
- a CDS encoding tyrosine-protein kinase family protein, whose protein sequence is MRLFTKVKEKDFSYAGSGAFTQTPGSALAASLFQATSNANNELRLIGLTSTHRKEGVTTVTSMLVQGLDKYPTKKLLLVDAALHNPKIHALFGTNQQPGFTDLISKDSLDPQEAILPVGDTEIMVMPSGAVDLKSTAPFLTRVQQILDALRDKFDMVVIDLPPAGDFPEFVPLMSLLDGIVYVVEAHRTRTKAIRTVLGRLRSSKVNIIGGVLNRKKYYIPKFIYEMI, encoded by the coding sequence ATGAGGCTCTTTACAAAAGTCAAGGAAAAAGACTTCTCATACGCAGGTTCTGGAGCTTTTACGCAAACTCCCGGATCCGCTCTTGCCGCATCCCTTTTTCAGGCCACAAGTAATGCAAACAATGAGCTCAGGCTGATCGGGCTTACCTCTACACATCGCAAAGAAGGGGTTACCACCGTAACGTCAATGCTCGTTCAGGGCCTCGATAAATACCCTACAAAAAAACTTCTTCTGGTCGATGCTGCCCTTCACAATCCAAAGATACATGCTCTATTCGGGACAAATCAGCAACCGGGGTTTACCGACCTAATCTCAAAAGATTCTCTCGATCCCCAGGAGGCCATCTTACCGGTAGGTGATACCGAAATTATGGTAATGCCTTCCGGTGCCGTTGATCTGAAAAGCACCGCACCCTTTCTCACCAGGGTACAACAGATACTAGATGCTCTTCGTGATAAATTCGACATGGTGGTTATCGATCTTCCTCCCGCAGGTGATTTCCCCGAATTCGTACCCCTGATGTCCTTACTTGACGGAATCGTTTATGTAGTTGAAGCCCACAGAACACGAACGAAAGCCATCCGAACTGTTCTGGGCCGCCTCAGAAGTTCAAAGGTAAATATAATCGGTGGTGTTTTGAATCGGAAAAAGTATTACATTCCAAAGTTTATATACGAAATGATCTGA